From the Candidatus Amarolinea dominans genome, one window contains:
- a CDS encoding alkaline phosphatase D family protein has protein sequence MQSSFRTKQQIIPITHEQARRRSNSIGQRLRWLLPGIFLLLCLHGQTLAAPWRPYPVACDSTDHCPQEPSPGRGRPAPTPPPAATPRRLAVLPFLGVKFDLPEPPAPEPLPTPRASGPQQRWLPYLPWLYINSAFTPATHGPVVGAVTASSATVFVRTFGMASVQLGISTAADEQGDSRWTAPVITRRETDFTTMIPLTALQADTTYYITVLVNGVPQTVGDLPRFRTLPGAGRPAKIVYLTDFATTSNPGTILPTNTFAHAGEENADLVVIGGDFDHREPHSLEDKRQMFKDLYNVNDPNMASFVTDVLWTAPVAHMWDDHDYGRNDEDKGYFGRELSQRVIREFFPLYPTPSNYGIWQKINLGPVEIFLVDARSQRDNVDDPDGPEKSMLDGNNLGIYGQRYWLEQGLLQSTATWKLLMVQVPFNPTVHKSDSWRTYQFERDWLLELVQNARIKGVVFISGDMHAGGIDSGAHSGLPEMVVPAPNFKQCLSVYGADRSMFGSGLWDKGTYWYSSEYRSCNGYGVITASANPPQLRLEVKDSEGAVRIAYNVPWR, from the coding sequence ATGCAATCGTCATTTCGAACGAAGCAGCAGATCATCCCCATCACGCACGAGCAGGCCCGGCGCCGGTCGAATTCGATCGGGCAGCGCCTGCGCTGGCTGCTGCCCGGCATTTTCCTGCTGCTCTGCCTGCACGGTCAGACCCTGGCCGCGCCCTGGCGTCCCTATCCGGTGGCATGTGATTCCACCGATCACTGCCCGCAAGAACCGTCGCCAGGCCGCGGCCGGCCGGCGCCAACCCCGCCCCCGGCCGCGACGCCCCGGCGCCTGGCCGTTTTGCCCTTCCTCGGCGTCAAGTTCGACCTGCCAGAGCCGCCCGCGCCCGAGCCGCTCCCCACGCCGCGCGCCTCCGGGCCGCAGCAACGCTGGCTCCCCTACCTGCCCTGGCTCTACATCAACAGCGCGTTCACGCCGGCCACCCACGGCCCGGTGGTTGGCGCGGTCACCGCCAGCAGCGCTACCGTGTTCGTGCGCACCTTTGGCATGGCCTCCGTGCAGTTGGGCATCTCCACCGCCGCAGATGAACAGGGCGATAGCCGCTGGACCGCGCCCGTCATCACCAGGCGTGAGACCGATTTCACCACCATGATTCCCCTCACCGCCCTGCAAGCAGACACCACCTACTACATCACCGTGCTGGTCAACGGCGTACCGCAGACTGTGGGCGACCTGCCGCGTTTTCGCACCCTTCCCGGCGCGGGCCGGCCGGCCAAGATCGTCTACCTGACCGACTTCGCCACCACCTCGAACCCCGGCACGATCCTGCCCACCAACACCTTTGCCCATGCCGGCGAGGAAAACGCCGATCTGGTCGTGATTGGCGGCGATTTCGATCACCGCGAGCCGCACAGCCTGGAAGACAAGCGCCAGATGTTCAAGGACCTCTACAATGTCAACGATCCCAACATGGCAAGTTTTGTGACCGATGTCCTGTGGACTGCACCGGTCGCGCACATGTGGGACGATCATGACTATGGGCGCAACGACGAAGACAAGGGCTACTTCGGGCGTGAACTGTCGCAGCGCGTCATCCGTGAGTTCTTCCCGCTCTATCCAACCCCATCCAACTACGGCATCTGGCAGAAGATCAACCTGGGGCCGGTCGAGATTTTTCTGGTTGATGCGCGCAGTCAGCGCGACAACGTGGATGATCCCGACGGCCCGGAAAAATCTATGCTCGACGGCAACAACCTGGGCATCTACGGCCAGCGCTACTGGCTGGAGCAGGGGCTTTTGCAGTCAACGGCCACCTGGAAACTGCTGATGGTGCAGGTGCCGTTCAACCCGACCGTTCACAAGAGCGATTCCTGGCGCACCTATCAGTTCGAGCGCGACTGGCTGCTCGAACTGGTGCAAAATGCCCGTATCAAGGGCGTGGTGTTCATCTCCGGCGACATGCATGCGGGCGGCATTGACAGCGGCGCGCACAGCGGGCTGCCGGAAATGGTGGTGCCTGCGCCCAACTTCAAGCAATGCCTGTCCGTCTACGGTGCGGACCGCAGCATGTTTGGCAGTGGGCTTTGGGATAAGGGCACCTATTGGTATTCGAGTGAGTACCGGTCGTGCAACGGTTACGGGGTAATCACCGCCAGCGCCAATCCGCCGCAGCTCCGCCTGGAAGTCAAAGACAGCGAAGGCGCCGTGCGCATCGCCTACAACGTGCCGTGGCGCTGA
- a CDS encoding trypsin-like serine protease: protein MKNLPVIVVTISLLLISMLVTAGAGAVAPVPADQPLQIVTRGPVGDAPQKVWTAEEMENAIPYPLPQVAMPLKDGAPVEPDGPLTMSPGSAGMVGAPTGAEADALAELGAVEMGGASPTGYSYPPPYTRFGVPWNYQVYPFRTLGKVFFTSGGYNYVCSGSVGYNRMIWTAGHCAYDNYYGTWHTNWVFVPAYRNGAAPYGQWTQYDAAVLTAYSAGNSNSIAYDYAAVIVNDRYGRSIGSTVGYLGYMANASRTLHWMDFGYPAASPFAGQYLHLNAASHARDDGNFSPNPIGIGTDMTGGCSGGPWIYKFDQYAGAYNYVNGVNSYKYINPNQPYQIYSSYFGSGAVTIFDWGNDF, encoded by the coding sequence ATGAAGAATCTACCAGTCATCGTGGTAACGATCAGCCTCTTGCTGATCAGTATGTTGGTGACCGCCGGCGCTGGCGCGGTTGCCCCGGTTCCGGCCGATCAACCCCTGCAGATTGTGACCCGCGGCCCGGTCGGTGACGCGCCGCAAAAGGTGTGGACCGCTGAGGAGATGGAGAATGCCATTCCCTACCCCCTGCCGCAAGTTGCAATGCCGTTGAAAGATGGCGCCCCGGTTGAGCCAGACGGTCCGCTGACCATGTCCCCAGGCAGCGCCGGCATGGTCGGTGCGCCCACCGGCGCCGAGGCGGATGCCCTGGCCGAGCTAGGCGCTGTTGAAATGGGCGGCGCGTCGCCCACCGGTTATTCCTACCCCCCGCCCTACACCCGCTTTGGCGTGCCCTGGAACTACCAGGTGTACCCGTTCCGCACCCTGGGCAAGGTTTTCTTCACCTCCGGCGGCTACAACTACGTCTGCTCCGGCTCGGTCGGCTACAATCGCATGATCTGGACAGCCGGTCACTGCGCCTATGACAACTACTACGGAACCTGGCATACGAACTGGGTCTTCGTACCAGCCTATCGCAACGGCGCGGCGCCCTATGGACAGTGGACCCAGTACGACGCGGCCGTGCTGACGGCCTATTCTGCCGGCAACAGCAACTCGATCGCCTATGACTATGCCGCCGTCATCGTCAACGACCGCTATGGGCGCAGCATCGGCAGCACCGTTGGGTATCTGGGCTACATGGCGAATGCCAGCCGCACCCTGCATTGGATGGACTTTGGCTATCCGGCCGCCTCGCCCTTTGCAGGGCAGTATCTGCATCTGAACGCCGCGTCACACGCGCGTGATGATGGCAACTTCTCGCCCAACCCCATCGGCATCGGCACCGATATGACCGGCGGCTGCAGCGGCGGCCCCTGGATCTACAAGTTCGACCAGTACGCCGGCGCTTACAATTACGTCAATGGCGTCAACTCGTACAAATACATCAACCCCAATCAGCCCTACCAAATCTACTCATCGTACTTTGGCAGCGGTGCGGTGACGATATTCGACTGGGGCAACGACTTCTAG
- a CDS encoding helix-turn-helix domain-containing protein, translating into MTTLADLLRLALPQGTHLLAGQEHLQRAVSWAISLRPSPPAFPHLNGGELILMDLADLALLDPSLSLARVIADLAVVRVAAIAVLGTVDEEAVSAASQLHSPLFALPVGSRLTDVEREAIRVIVNRQAQLERFASQVTHELTNLLVSGASLDQVAQTLARHANCTITVHGLLGDLLAAAAPGGRGLDEGLLADLHTETARLLQEQPGEASFLAALPNQRGSRWVTIITSNHQRYGALSAIAPGNDLDDVAKLVAERGALTCALELGRRQTISAGELNRRRQFIRDLLAAPEPGAISLAQRGLQWSFELDRRQVSFYIGSDQPIPMPLLHRCAQLVEEELTQRRVSNLVTPEEETGDILVLCGLGPGKPARRGRRLAKALHDRLAAQLPTVTLRVGVGRSADGAVGLIQSINEAAQALQLSKRIRGTDPVSYYGDMGLFRLLLPLQGSDVLRKFYDETLGALAAYDARQQASLVETLAAYFAHHGNLSRTAEALFLHRNTLLYRMERIAAIIGHDLNDPEMRLLLQVAFKVQQLL; encoded by the coding sequence TACTCGCCGGCCAGGAGCACTTGCAGCGTGCAGTCTCCTGGGCTATTTCGTTACGACCTAGTCCGCCAGCATTTCCACACCTCAACGGCGGCGAACTAATCCTGATGGATCTCGCTGACCTGGCCCTGCTCGATCCCTCTCTCTCGCTGGCGCGCGTCATCGCCGATCTCGCGGTGGTGCGTGTGGCCGCTATTGCCGTTTTGGGGACGGTAGACGAAGAAGCCGTCAGCGCTGCCAGCCAGCTTCACAGCCCCTTATTCGCCCTGCCAGTCGGTAGTCGCCTGACCGATGTCGAACGTGAGGCCATCCGGGTCATTGTCAACCGCCAGGCGCAGTTAGAACGCTTCGCGAGCCAGGTCACCCATGAGCTGACCAATCTGCTCGTCAGCGGCGCATCGCTTGACCAGGTCGCGCAAACTCTCGCACGCCATGCCAACTGCACCATCACCGTTCATGGCCTGCTGGGGGACCTGCTGGCCGCGGCGGCTCCCGGCGGTCGCGGGCTGGACGAAGGGCTGCTGGCCGATTTGCACACCGAAACGGCGCGCCTGTTGCAGGAACAGCCGGGCGAGGCGTCCTTCCTGGCGGCCCTGCCCAACCAGCGTGGCAGTCGCTGGGTCACAATCATCACCAGCAATCATCAACGCTACGGCGCCCTGTCGGCCATTGCGCCGGGCAACGACCTGGACGATGTCGCCAAGCTGGTGGCTGAACGCGGGGCATTGACCTGCGCGCTGGAGCTGGGCCGGCGCCAGACCATCAGCGCCGGCGAGTTGAACCGGCGGCGCCAGTTCATCAGGGATCTGCTGGCCGCGCCGGAGCCGGGCGCGATCAGCCTGGCCCAGCGCGGGCTGCAATGGAGCTTCGAACTGGACCGGCGCCAGGTGAGTTTTTACATCGGATCGGATCAACCGATTCCCATGCCCTTGCTGCACCGCTGCGCGCAACTGGTGGAAGAAGAACTAACCCAGCGCCGCGTCTCCAACCTGGTGACGCCAGAAGAGGAAACCGGCGATATTCTCGTCCTGTGTGGGTTGGGGCCGGGCAAGCCGGCTCGCCGCGGCCGGCGCCTGGCAAAGGCGCTGCACGACCGCCTGGCGGCCCAGTTGCCCACCGTGACCCTGCGTGTCGGCGTTGGGCGTTCGGCCGACGGCGCCGTTGGCTTGATTCAGTCCATCAATGAGGCTGCCCAGGCGCTGCAACTGAGCAAGCGTATCCGCGGCACGGACCCCGTCAGTTACTACGGCGACATGGGGCTTTTTCGCCTCCTGCTGCCTTTACAGGGCAGCGATGTCTTGCGCAAATTCTATGATGAAACGCTCGGTGCGCTGGCCGCGTATGACGCCCGCCAACAGGCCAGCCTGGTCGAAACCCTGGCCGCCTACTTTGCCCACCACGGCAACCTCAGCCGCACCGCCGAAGCCCTCTTCCTGCATCGCAACACCCTTCTCTATCGCATGGAGCGGATCGCGGCCATCATCGGGCATGACCTGAACGACCCTGAGATGCGTTTGCTGCTACAAGTTGCTTTCAAAGTGCAACAATTGCTGTAG